Proteins encoded within one genomic window of Streptomyces profundus:
- a CDS encoding pseudouridine synthase: MRSSGRNTNRNTSRNNRGAGDNRDDRRQRAGRPRPEERRYTQGQGGQGGQGGQGASGGGRGQGGGADRAQGGGRPQSGGGRPQGGGRPQGGGRPQGGGGRGPGQGKGGPRRRPAPGRSREYDAQIEERNRERHDKPAVRVPRTFGEQEGERLQKVLARAGLGSRRTCEELIDQARVEVNGKIVTSQGLRVDPETDEIKVDGLTVASQSYLFFALNKPAGVVSSMEDPDGRQCLGDYVQNRETRLFHVGRLDTETEGLILLTNHGELAHRLTHPKYGVRKTYLAAIQGPIPRDLGKRLKNGVQLEDGYAKADHFRVVENTGRNYLVEVALHEGRKHIVRRMLAESGFPVDRLVRTGFGPIVLGDQKSGWLRRMTNTEVGRLMKDVGL, translated from the coding sequence ATGCGAAGCAGCGGCAGGAACACCAACCGGAACACCAGCCGGAACAACCGGGGCGCGGGCGACAACCGCGACGACCGGCGACAGCGCGCGGGTCGGCCACGTCCCGAGGAGCGCCGCTACACCCAGGGCCAGGGGGGTCAGGGCGGGCAGGGCGGCCAGGGCGCTTCCGGCGGCGGCCGGGGCCAGGGCGGCGGCGCCGACCGTGCCCAGGGCGGCGGCCGTCCGCAGAGCGGTGGCGGTCGTCCCCAGGGCGGTGGTCGTCCCCAGGGCGGTGGTCGTCCCCAGGGCGGTGGCGGGCGGGGTCCGGGCCAGGGCAAGGGCGGCCCCCGTCGGCGCCCGGCGCCCGGCCGGTCCCGCGAGTACGACGCCCAGATCGAGGAGCGCAACCGCGAGCGGCACGACAAGCCGGCCGTGCGGGTGCCCAGGACGTTCGGCGAGCAGGAGGGCGAGCGGCTCCAGAAGGTGCTGGCCAGGGCCGGACTCGGCTCCCGGCGGACCTGCGAGGAGCTGATCGACCAGGCCCGGGTGGAGGTCAACGGCAAGATCGTCACCTCCCAGGGGCTCCGGGTCGACCCCGAGACGGACGAGATCAAGGTCGACGGGCTCACCGTCGCCAGCCAGTCGTACCTCTTCTTCGCCCTCAACAAGCCGGCCGGGGTGGTCTCCTCGATGGAGGACCCGGACGGGCGGCAGTGCCTCGGCGACTACGTGCAGAACCGCGAGACGCGGCTGTTCCACGTGGGGCGGCTCGACACCGAGACCGAGGGGCTGATCCTGCTCACCAACCACGGTGAGCTGGCGCACCGGCTCACCCACCCCAAGTACGGGGTGCGGAAGACCTATCTGGCCGCCATCCAGGGGCCCATCCCGCGCGATCTGGGCAAGCGGCTCAAGAACGGCGTCCAGCTGGAGGACGGCTACGCCAAGGCCGACCACTTCCGGGTGGTCGAGAACACCGGCCGCAACTACCTGGTCGAGGTCGCGCTGCACGAGGGGCGCAAGCACATCGTGCGGCGGATGCTCGCCGAGTCCGGCTTCCCCGTGGACCGGCTGGTCCGCACGGGCTTCGGTCCCATCGTGCTGGGTGACCAGAAGTCGGGCTGGCTGCGTCGGATGACCAACACCGAGGTCGGACGGCTGATGAAGGACGTCGGGCTCTGA
- a CDS encoding ParA family protein — protein sequence MTAHQSTDGQQASAVAANRTAGETDRYPDYEDIPDGQFYDPDAEYEPDPEYAATIAPDAARQRRERIGPTGRPLPYFPIPGPLTERGPGKVIAMCNQKGGVGKTTSAINLGAALAEYGRRVLLVDFDPQGALSVGLGVNPMELDLTIYNLLMERGMAPDEVLLKTAVAGMDLLPSNIDLSAAEVQLVSEVARESTLQRGLQPLLSDYDFIIIDCQPSLGLLTVNALTAAHKVIVPLECEFFALRGVALLTETIEKVQERLNPDLRLDGILATMYDSRTVHSREVLARVVEAFDDSVYHTVIGRTVRFPETTVAGEPITTYASNSVGAAAYRQLAREVLARCHAE from the coding sequence ATGACAGCGCATCAGAGCACGGACGGCCAGCAGGCCAGTGCCGTAGCAGCGAACCGAACGGCCGGCGAGACCGACCGTTATCCCGACTACGAAGACATCCCCGACGGGCAGTTCTACGACCCGGACGCGGAATACGAGCCCGACCCCGAGTACGCGGCCACGATCGCCCCCGACGCGGCCCGGCAACGCCGGGAGCGCATCGGACCCACCGGCCGCCCACTGCCGTACTTCCCCATCCCGGGACCGCTCACCGAGCGCGGGCCGGGGAAGGTCATCGCCATGTGCAACCAGAAGGGCGGGGTGGGCAAGACCACCTCGGCCATCAACCTGGGCGCGGCGCTGGCCGAGTACGGACGCCGGGTGCTCCTGGTGGACTTCGATCCCCAGGGCGCCCTGTCGGTCGGCCTGGGGGTCAACCCCATGGAGCTGGACCTCACCATCTACAACCTGTTGATGGAACGGGGCATGGCCCCCGACGAGGTGCTGCTCAAGACGGCCGTGGCAGGCATGGACCTGCTGCCCAGCAACATCGACCTCTCCGCCGCCGAGGTGCAGCTGGTGAGCGAGGTGGCGCGCGAGTCGACCCTCCAGCGCGGCCTCCAACCGCTGCTGAGCGACTACGACTTCATCATCATCGACTGTCAGCCGTCGCTCGGCCTGCTCACCGTGAACGCGCTCACCGCGGCGCACAAGGTGATCGTGCCGCTGGAGTGCGAGTTCTTCGCGCTCCGGGGCGTCGCACTGCTCACCGAGACCATCGAGAAGGTGCAGGAGCGGCTCAACCCCGACCTGCGGCTCGACGGGATCCTGGCGACCATGTACGACTCCCGCACGGTGCACAGCCGTGAGGTCCTCGCCCGGGTCGTCGAGGCGTTCGACGACAGCGTCTACCACACGGTCATCGGCCGCACGGTCCGCTTCCCCGAGACCACCGTCGCGGGGGAGCCGATCACCACCTACGCCTCCAACTCGGTGGGGGCGGCGGCCTATCGGCAGCTCGCCAGGGAGGTGCTCGCCCGGTGCCACGCCGAGTGA
- the scpB gene encoding SMC-Scp complex subunit ScpB: protein MTEAAATAQAADGPDERAEAEEPTPLKPALEAVLMVVDEPATEEHLAKVLGHRRRAVADALRELADEYTRDGRGFELRLVAGGWRYYTRPAFAKVVDGFVLDGQHARLTQAALETLAVVAYRQPVSRSRVSAIRGVNCDGVMRTLLQRGLLAEAGGEPETGAILYGTTHYFLERMGLRGLDELPELAPFLPEADQIEGESQEGVPSFDVDADDSGDSPTDH from the coding sequence ATGACCGAGGCGGCGGCGACGGCCCAGGCGGCCGATGGCCCTGACGAGCGGGCCGAGGCCGAGGAGCCGACCCCGCTGAAGCCGGCGCTTGAGGCGGTGCTCATGGTGGTGGACGAGCCGGCGACCGAGGAACACCTCGCCAAGGTGCTCGGCCACCGCCGCCGGGCCGTGGCCGACGCGCTGCGCGAGTTGGCGGACGAGTACACCAGGGACGGGCGCGGCTTCGAGCTGCGGCTGGTCGCCGGCGGCTGGCGCTACTACACCCGCCCCGCCTTCGCGAAGGTCGTGGACGGCTTCGTCCTGGACGGCCAGCACGCCCGGCTCACCCAGGCCGCGCTTGAGACGCTGGCGGTGGTCGCCTACCGACAGCCGGTGAGCCGTTCCCGGGTCTCCGCGATCCGGGGCGTGAACTGTGACGGCGTGATGCGGACCCTGCTCCAGCGGGGGCTGCTGGCCGAGGCGGGCGGCGAACCCGAAACAGGTGCGATCCTGTATGGGACGACGCACTACTTCCTGGAGCGGATGGGCCTGCGCGGCTTGGACGAACTTCCCGAGCTGGCGCCCTTCCTTCCCGAGGCGGACCAGATCGAGGGGGAGAGCCAGGAGGGGGTGCCGTCGTTCGACGTAGATGCAGACGACAGCGGCGACTCCCCAACGGATCATTGA
- the ald gene encoding alanine dehydrogenase produces MKVGIPREVKNNEFRVAITPAGAHELVSGGHQVYLERGAGRGSAIPDEEYVAAGATVLADADQVWAEADLLLKVKEPVAEEYHRLRKDLTLFTYLHLAASRACTDALLAAGTTAIAYETVTAGGALPLLAPMSEVAGRLATQVGAYHLMRPGGGRGVLPGGVPGTPAGHAVVIGAGVAGWNATQIAVGMGFTVTVLDKDTAKLRELDRVFGTRVRTVTSNAFALEQAVLDADLVVGAVLVPGARAPRLVSGELVSRTRPGSVLVDIAIDQGGCFADSRPTTHAEPTFLVHDSLFYCVANMPGAVPSTSTHALTNATLPYITRLAADGWRSALRESEGLAAGLATHEGQVTNHPVAEAHQLPFVAPSEVLA; encoded by the coding sequence ATGAAGGTTGGCATCCCCCGCGAGGTCAAGAACAACGAGTTCCGCGTGGCCATCACCCCGGCCGGCGCACACGAGCTCGTCAGCGGCGGCCACCAGGTCTATCTGGAGCGCGGCGCCGGCCGTGGCTCCGCCATCCCCGACGAGGAGTACGTCGCCGCCGGCGCCACCGTGCTGGCCGACGCCGACCAGGTCTGGGCCGAGGCCGACCTGCTGCTCAAGGTCAAGGAGCCGGTGGCCGAGGAGTACCACCGGCTGCGCAAGGACCTCACCCTCTTCACCTACCTCCACCTCGCCGCCTCCCGCGCCTGTACCGACGCGCTGCTGGCCGCCGGCACCACCGCCATCGCCTACGAGACGGTGACGGCGGGCGGTGCCCTGCCGCTGCTGGCGCCGATGTCCGAGGTGGCCGGGCGGCTGGCCACCCAGGTGGGCGCCTACCACCTGATGCGCCCCGGCGGCGGGCGCGGCGTGCTGCCCGGCGGCGTCCCCGGCACCCCGGCCGGCCACGCGGTGGTGATCGGCGCGGGCGTCGCCGGTTGGAACGCCACCCAGATCGCCGTCGGCATGGGCTTCACCGTCACCGTGCTGGACAAGGACACCGCCAAACTGCGCGAGCTGGACCGGGTGTTCGGCACCCGCGTGCGCACCGTCACCTCCAACGCGTTCGCCCTGGAGCAGGCGGTGCTCGACGCCGACCTGGTCGTCGGCGCCGTGCTGGTCCCGGGCGCCAGGGCGCCCAGGCTGGTCAGCGGGGAGCTGGTGTCCCGGACGCGGCCGGGAAGTGTCCTTGTCGACATCGCGATCGACCAGGGCGGCTGCTTCGCCGACTCGCGGCCCACCACGCACGCCGAGCCGACCTTCCTCGTGCATGACTCGCTCTTCTACTGCGTGGCCAACATGCCCGGCGCCGTGCCCAGTACATCGACTCACGCGCTGACCAACGCCACCCTGCCCTACATCACCCGGCTCGCCGCTGACGGTTGGCGTTCCGCGCTGCGGGAGAGCGAGGGGCTGGCGGCCGGTCTCGCCACGCACGAGGGCCAGGTGACCAACCATCCCGTCGCCGAGGCTCACCAACTGCCCTTCGTCGCACCGTCAGAGGTCCTCGCCTGA
- a CDS encoding segregation and condensation protein A produces MTPPTRPRRPLGTGPTRPPEGPSVDAAPAPAEPPTRAEPAEAATPEAPEAAGEPGEPAEGAEPAEGEVVEDGRFRVVLENFEGPFDLLLQLISRHKLDVTEVALSRVTDDFLAHLRAMGPDGDLDQTTEFLVVAATLLDLKAARLLPTAEVEDEADLALLEARDLLFARLLQYRAFKRVAEIFSARLADEALRHPRTVGLEPHHAELLPEVVINVGPEGFARLAAKAMLPKPKPEVYVEHIHAPLVSVREQAEVVIARLRELGAATFAELIGDAPDTLTVVARFLALLELYRERAVTLEQEEALGPLTVRWGGVEPERARVSDEFDRPAEERDGREDGTSGPTEEAR; encoded by the coding sequence ATGACCCCGCCCACCCGTCCACGTCGCCCTCTGGGAACCGGCCCCACCAGGCCCCCGGAGGGCCCCTCGGTCGACGCCGCCCCGGCGCCGGCCGAGCCGCCCACGCGCGCGGAGCCAGCCGAGGCGGCCACCCCGGAGGCGCCTGAGGCGGCGGGGGAGCCGGGCGAACCCGCTGAGGGCGCTGAGCCCGCTGAGGGCGAGGTGGTCGAAGACGGCCGGTTCCGGGTGGTGTTGGAGAACTTCGAGGGCCCCTTCGACCTGCTGCTCCAGCTGATCTCGCGACACAAGCTCGATGTCACCGAGGTCGCGCTCTCCCGGGTCACCGACGACTTCCTCGCCCACCTCAGGGCGATGGGCCCGGACGGCGATCTGGACCAGACGACCGAGTTCCTGGTGGTCGCCGCGACTTTGCTCGATCTGAAGGCCGCCAGGCTGCTGCCCACCGCCGAGGTGGAGGACGAGGCGGACCTCGCGCTGCTGGAGGCCCGCGACCTGCTCTTCGCCCGGCTGTTGCAGTACCGCGCGTTCAAGCGGGTGGCCGAGATCTTCTCGGCGCGACTGGCCGACGAGGCCCTGCGGCACCCCCGCACGGTGGGTCTGGAGCCGCACCACGCCGAGCTGTTGCCCGAGGTGGTGATCAACGTCGGGCCCGAGGGCTTCGCCCGGCTCGCGGCCAAGGCGATGCTGCCCAAGCCCAAGCCGGAGGTGTATGTCGAGCACATCCACGCCCCGCTGGTCAGCGTCCGCGAGCAGGCCGAGGTGGTGATCGCCCGGCTGCGGGAGCTGGGCGCGGCGACCTTCGCCGAGCTGATCGGCGACGCCCCCGACACCCTCACGGTGGTGGCGCGCTTCCTCGCGCTGCTTGAGCTGTACCGGGAGCGCGCCGTCACGCTCGAACAGGAAGAGGCCCTGGGCCCTTTGACGGTGCGCTGGGGCGGTGTCGAGCCGGAACGGGCGCGGGTGAGCGACGAGTTCGACCGGCCCGCCGAGGAACGGGACGGCCGGGAAGACGGGACATCGGGTCCCACGGAGGAGGCGCGATGA